The proteins below are encoded in one region of Lentimicrobium sp. L6:
- a CDS encoding ectonucleotide pyrophosphatase/phosphodiesterase produces the protein MKNNILYLLLLALLISSCSTKEMEKEQPYLILLSMDGFRWDYPDSIATPNFDRMEKMGVKAESMQVSFPSKTFPNHYTLVTGLVPDHHGIVNNTFYAPKFDEVYSIGNREAVQNGKFYQGEPIWNTAEKQGMKAGSYFWVGSEADIQGMHPSYWKEYDHDFDFYQRVDSVMAWLSLEESKRPHLISWYVHEPDGVGHHYGPHSETADSTIRDLDALLGYFMKELSKHPLADKVNVIVLSDHGMGNIYKDKSILLTDYLKKEWYTYLVGGNPIYNIKAQEGFEDSIYLALEQVNGLTIYKNSEIPEALNYGTHERCLDFTIVADSSYSIMKRAPRKNYGMGGTHGYDIRNKDMNAIFYAYGPAFKQNYQQEMFKNVDVYPLMCEILNLTPAPNDGDLEEVRGMLK, from the coding sequence ATGAAAAACAATATATTATACCTACTCTTACTCGCTTTACTAATTTCCTCTTGTTCCACGAAAGAAATGGAAAAGGAACAGCCCTACTTAATCCTCCTCTCTATGGATGGATTTAGATGGGATTACCCGGATTCTATTGCTACGCCAAACTTTGATAGGATGGAAAAAATGGGCGTAAAAGCAGAATCTATGCAGGTTTCATTCCCCAGTAAAACCTTCCCTAATCATTATACTTTAGTCACAGGATTGGTTCCTGATCATCATGGGATTGTAAATAATACTTTCTATGCTCCTAAATTTGATGAGGTTTATTCTATTGGAAATAGAGAAGCGGTGCAAAATGGGAAATTCTACCAAGGGGAACCCATTTGGAATACGGCCGAAAAACAAGGCATGAAAGCTGGCTCCTACTTTTGGGTGGGTTCGGAAGCCGATATTCAAGGCATGCATCCCTCCTATTGGAAAGAATATGATCATGATTTTGATTTTTATCAACGTGTGGATTCAGTAATGGCCTGGTTAAGCTTAGAGGAGTCTAAACGACCTCATTTAATTAGTTGGTATGTTCACGAGCCGGATGGAGTTGGGCATCACTACGGGCCTCATAGCGAAACAGCAGATTCCACCATTAGAGATTTAGATGCCCTATTGGGTTATTTTATGAAGGAACTATCGAAACATCCACTTGCTGATAAAGTAAATGTGATTGTTTTATCTGATCATGGAATGGGTAATATTTATAAAGATAAATCAATTCTTCTGACCGATTATCTGAAGAAAGAATGGTATACCTATCTTGTTGGTGGAAACCCCATTTATAATATTAAAGCCCAAGAAGGTTTTGAGGATTCTATCTATTTGGCTTTAGAGCAGGTGAATGGACTTACTATCTATAAAAACTCAGAAATCCCAGAAGCCCTGAATTATGGAACTCATGAGCGCTGCCTAGACTTTACCATAGTTGCAGATAGTTCATATAGCATAATGAAAAGGGCACCGAGAAAGAATTATGGAATGGGAGGCACACATGGCTATGATATCCGCAACAAAGACATGAATGCTATTTTCTATGCTTATGGTCCAGCCTTTAAACAAAATTATCAGCAAGAGATGTTCAAAAACGTGGATGTGTATCCTTTGATGTGCGAAATTCTGAACCTGACTCCTGCTCCTAATGATGGAGATCTGGAAGAAGTTAGGGGGATGTTGAAGTAG
- a CDS encoding universal stress protein translates to MSKTILIPTDFSKVCNNAINHGAEIARSIGARIVLLHVINADSLAFLKKNSFNNDYIETQLNDLRTQLEQSYGIIVQTIKVEGKLVASISNVSKEVQADMVVFGTHGKTGIQKITGGHAMKVIHGLDIPILVVQKRTFGMGYRKIVFPINISTSYSIKIDWTIFIATAFQAEVFIYIMKTEEAYIQKAMLKLVDEITNTFKTHQIPYTIDQAQSAVDFPKQINKYAEEQNADLIMIKVDNDEFEPSFILGAIEEKTIYNNSNIPVFCAQNKEEI, encoded by the coding sequence ATGAGCAAAACAATATTAATTCCTACAGATTTCTCAAAGGTCTGTAATAATGCTATTAATCATGGGGCAGAAATTGCTCGCAGCATTGGAGCTAGAATCGTATTGCTCCATGTAATAAATGCTGATAGTTTAGCATTTTTGAAAAAGAATAGCTTTAATAATGATTATATTGAAACTCAATTGAACGATTTAAGGACTCAGCTAGAGCAATCCTATGGTATCATTGTTCAAACCATAAAAGTAGAAGGGAAATTAGTAGCTTCTATTTCCAATGTAAGTAAAGAAGTACAAGCCGATATGGTGGTATTTGGTACGCATGGTAAAACGGGGATTCAAAAGATTACTGGTGGCCATGCCATGAAAGTGATTCATGGTTTGGATATTCCAATTTTAGTGGTTCAGAAGAGAACTTTTGGCATGGGATATCGAAAGATTGTCTTCCCCATAAATATTTCGACCAGCTATAGTATAAAGATTGATTGGACTATTTTTATTGCAACGGCTTTTCAGGCTGAAGTATTTATCTATATCATGAAAACAGAGGAGGCTTATATTCAAAAAGCCATGCTGAAACTGGTTGATGAAATCACCAATACTTTCAAAACCCATCAAATTCCATATACCATTGATCAGGCTCAAAGCGCAGTGGATTTTCCAAAGCAGATTAATAAATATGCCGAGGAACAAAATGCAGATTTAATTATGATTAAAGTAGATAATGATGAGTTTGAACCTTCTTTTATTCTTGGAGCCATAGAAGAAAAAACTATTTATAATAATTCGAATATTCCAGTGTTTTGTGCACAAAATAAAGAGGAAATTTAA
- a CDS encoding LysM peptidoglycan-binding domain-containing protein, which produces MNMKYPVFLTLLLSLCINFTAVSQDYSAQKSEETMSEDGKKFYIHHVVKGNTLYNISKTYGVATNVILKNNPLLNDGLRMGLELRIPVQAKTATIDFIYHIVKKKETLYHISKIYNVTIADIKTLNEIEGEEISPGQYLKIPSMFVQSNESSLHTEAQEAKTAKIDDDKYSIYKVQPKETLFTISKRFGISVDALMYINDLTDSNIQEGQDLLIPKKLTQPQKQSTIDSARFIQHKVKPQETLFGLARQYAIPVAEIEKNNELGDRQIQIGQTLLIPRKLNETGYIKHKVAERKEKLTQIAVSYDVTVADLKMANPNVSSKLKRGESLLIPLDFIETDFETEELEDIVVSGEEIVDDIPDVIEDSLCSKIGEQDKRYKVVLMLPLYLNEIDSLIFVDTMVLMDRRYDKPFKFIEFYEGALLAARELNESGLEFDLHVMDIPRETEGTRAALNSTDLSDVDLIISLLYSSSFEVVSEYSNRHQIPLVNVLSKRRKVIYDNPNVFKIEPDEDALIEQVGNYIVDRYQNHNIILVRSNPYQLANEYKELKQILEEGIPNQMGIPNADILYKVSQYELDYPETEIDYSILATKEIRKVMPGFDYELTQSYPNDTTLLPNSLKTVVYSVDSLYGISEASSLIRNNLVVAFGTEEVFAIELFTKLNFVRDSFDYQVIGLPHWSDYTEIDVAYTQPLGLQVASAKYIDYSKPEVQDFVLSFRDEFGIEPQKNRHAFLGYDVTKYFLTALANYGLNFQDCLDDMEVELLENHLDFKKIPDAGFENKNWNILRQRNFNYHLVD; this is translated from the coding sequence ATGAATATGAAGTATCCCGTTTTTCTTACACTATTATTGAGTCTTTGCATTAATTTCACTGCTGTTTCTCAGGACTATTCAGCGCAAAAAAGTGAAGAAACCATGTCAGAGGATGGTAAGAAATTTTATATTCACCATGTGGTAAAAGGAAATACCCTCTATAATATTTCAAAAACCTATGGAGTGGCTACCAATGTTATTTTAAAAAATAACCCATTGCTTAATGATGGTTTAAGGATGGGATTGGAGCTAAGAATTCCAGTTCAGGCTAAAACGGCAACCATTGATTTTATTTATCATATTGTGAAAAAGAAGGAAACTCTCTATCATATTTCTAAAATATATAACGTCACCATAGCGGATATCAAGACTTTGAATGAGATCGAGGGAGAAGAAATTAGCCCTGGTCAGTATTTAAAAATTCCTTCTATGTTTGTTCAATCCAACGAAAGCTCTTTGCACACTGAAGCTCAGGAGGCTAAAACAGCAAAAATAGATGATGATAAATATAGTATTTATAAAGTTCAACCTAAGGAAACCCTATTTACCATAAGCAAGCGTTTTGGCATTTCTGTGGATGCTTTAATGTATATAAATGACCTGACTGATTCTAATATTCAAGAAGGACAGGATTTGTTGATACCAAAAAAGCTTACTCAGCCTCAAAAGCAATCTACAATAGACTCCGCACGATTTATTCAGCATAAGGTAAAACCTCAAGAAACTTTATTTGGTTTAGCTCGTCAATATGCTATTCCTGTTGCTGAAATCGAAAAGAATAACGAATTGGGAGATAGGCAAATACAAATTGGACAGACTCTTTTGATTCCTAGAAAGTTAAATGAAACTGGATATATCAAGCATAAAGTGGCTGAAAGAAAAGAGAAATTGACTCAAATTGCTGTGAGTTATGATGTGACAGTGGCCGATTTGAAAATGGCCAATCCGAATGTAAGCTCTAAATTAAAAAGAGGCGAAAGCTTGCTAATACCTCTAGATTTTATTGAAACTGATTTTGAGACTGAAGAGTTGGAAGATATAGTGGTGAGTGGGGAAGAAATAGTGGATGATATTCCAGATGTTATTGAGGATTCTTTATGTTCGAAAATTGGGGAGCAAGATAAAAGATATAAAGTGGTTTTAATGCTTCCTCTTTATTTGAATGAAATAGATAGTTTGATATTTGTGGATACTATGGTTCTGATGGACCGTAGATATGACAAGCCATTTAAGTTTATCGAGTTTTACGAGGGTGCTTTGTTGGCTGCACGAGAATTAAATGAATCCGGTCTGGAATTTGATCTTCATGTAATGGATATTCCAAGAGAAACTGAAGGAACTAGAGCTGCATTAAATTCCACGGATTTAAGCGATGTGGATTTAATAATTAGTTTGCTATATAGCTCAAGTTTTGAAGTGGTGAGTGAGTATTCCAACCGTCATCAAATTCCTTTAGTAAATGTATTGTCAAAGCGTAGAAAGGTAATTTACGACAATCCTAATGTGTTTAAAATAGAGCCTGACGAGGATGCTTTAATAGAGCAGGTTGGAAATTATATAGTAGACAGATATCAGAATCATAATATCATATTGGTAAGAAGTAATCCCTATCAATTAGCCAACGAATATAAAGAATTAAAACAAATTTTAGAAGAGGGTATACCCAATCAAATGGGGATTCCCAATGCCGATATTCTTTATAAAGTAAGCCAATACGAATTAGATTATCCAGAAACAGAAATCGATTACAGTATATTGGCAACTAAGGAAATTAGAAAGGTAATGCCTGGTTTTGACTATGAACTAACCCAGTCTTACCCCAACGATACAACCCTACTTCCCAATTCCTTAAAAACGGTAGTTTATAGTGTCGATAGCCTTTATGGTATTTCGGAGGCCTCCTCATTAATTAGAAATAATTTGGTGGTGGCTTTTGGAACAGAAGAGGTTTTTGCCATTGAGCTATTTACCAAGCTGAATTTTGTGAGAGATAGTTTCGATTATCAGGTAATAGGTTTGCCACACTGGAGCGATTATACAGAAATTGATGTGGCCTATACGCAGCCATTGGGTTTACAAGTAGCTTCTGCAAAGTATATTGATTATTCAAAACCAGAAGTGCAAGATTTTGTTTTAAGTTTTAGAGATGAATTTGGTATTGAGCCTCAGAAAAACCGCCATGCCTTCTTGGGTTATGATGTCACAAAATACTTCCTTACAGCTTTAGCTAATTACGGATTGAATTTTCAGGATTGCTTGGACGATATGGAAGTTGAGCTATTAGAAAATCATCTTGACTTCAAAAAAATCCCAGATGCTGGTTTTGAGAATAAAAACTGGAATATCTTAAGACAACGGAATTTTAATTATCATTTGGTGGACTAG
- a CDS encoding ORF6N domain-containing protein — MDKDKTVMNQEALIASKIIKIREERVLLDVHLAEFYGIETRALKQAVRRNRERFPDDFMYELTETDIEDVVSQNVIPSKRHFGGAVPFAFTENGVAMLSSVLNSKMAIDINIAIMRTFTMLRKAWLQNQEILKEILEIKKKLKNHDKNIELVFNYLDELLEGKEKQEPRRKIGYKLPEKGK, encoded by the coding sequence ATGGATAAAGATAAAACAGTTATGAATCAAGAAGCATTAATAGCTAGTAAGATAATAAAAATAAGAGAGGAAAGAGTTTTGCTTGATGTTCATCTTGCTGAGTTTTATGGTATTGAAACAAGAGCTTTAAAACAGGCTGTAAGAAGAAATAGGGAACGTTTTCCTGATGATTTTATGTATGAATTAACCGAAACTGATATTGAGGATGTGGTATCACAAAATGTGATACCTTCTAAAAGACATTTTGGTGGAGCGGTTCCTTTTGCTTTTACAGAGAATGGTGTTGCAATGTTGTCCAGTGTTTTAAATAGTAAAATGGCAATAGATATTAATATAGCAATTATGCGAACATTTACTATGCTTAGGAAAGCATGGTTACAAAATCAAGAAATACTAAAGGAAATATTAGAGATAAAGAAGAAACTTAAGAACCATGATAAAAATATAGAATTGGTGTTTAATTATTTGGATGAACTGTTGGAAGGAAAAGAAAAACAAGAGCCAAGAAGAAAGATAGGTTATAAACTTCCAGAGAAAGGGAAATAG
- a CDS encoding sodium:alanine symporter family protein yields the protein MSIKKLSLIVSFVFVFLAGSWAHASEKKPVEEQTKTTSEHINDFFEPIVEQMNTILFFDPFEWAGIYDPIIYDDEGAVVIGEDGKPIKAPLPIIVVWLIIGAVIFTVYMGFINIRGFKHAIQIVSGKYDNPNDAGEVSHFQALTTALSGTVGLGNIAGVAIAIVIGGPGATFWMIIAGLLGMSSKFVECTLGVKYRKIDVLGQVSGGPMYYLYMGLKKRKMKGLGAVLSVIFSILVIGGSFGGGNMFQANQAFAQFSSMIPALEGHGFWFGLVLALLVGMVIIGGIKSIAKVTDKIVPLMAVMYVGIALIIIFMNISHVGEAFRLIFEGAFDGDAMKGGVIGVLIVGFQRASFSNEAGAGSAAIAHSAVKTKEPITEGLVALLEPFVDTVVICTMTALVIIFTGFYTNPDNLQGTELTSQAFASVFTWFPYVLVVAIFLFAFSTMISWSYYGLKGFDYLFGGLSERYLGSRKYSDTVYRLMFLSFIVIGASSTLGAVVDFSDMMILSMGFPNIIGLLILAPEVKKDLKDYLRRVKSGEIKAYK from the coding sequence ATGAGTATCAAAAAACTATCCCTAATAGTCAGTTTTGTATTTGTTTTTTTAGCTGGTTCTTGGGCCCATGCTTCGGAAAAAAAACCAGTTGAAGAGCAAACCAAAACGACCAGTGAACATATTAATGACTTCTTTGAACCTATTGTGGAACAAATGAATACAATCTTGTTTTTCGATCCCTTTGAATGGGCAGGAATCTACGACCCCATTATTTATGACGATGAAGGGGCTGTGGTCATTGGAGAAGATGGTAAACCTATAAAAGCTCCTTTGCCCATTATTGTAGTATGGTTAATCATTGGGGCAGTAATTTTCACTGTTTATATGGGATTTATTAATATTAGAGGATTTAAACACGCCATACAAATTGTTAGTGGTAAATATGATAATCCAAATGATGCAGGAGAAGTGAGCCATTTTCAGGCTTTAACAACGGCTCTGTCAGGGACCGTTGGTTTAGGAAATATTGCCGGAGTGGCCATTGCCATTGTTATTGGTGGACCTGGTGCTACGTTTTGGATGATTATCGCTGGACTCTTAGGCATGTCATCCAAATTTGTAGAATGTACACTTGGTGTGAAATACAGGAAAATAGATGTCTTAGGCCAAGTGAGTGGAGGTCCTATGTATTATCTTTATATGGGTTTGAAAAAGCGTAAGATGAAAGGCTTAGGTGCTGTTTTATCTGTTATTTTTTCTATTCTAGTCATTGGTGGAAGCTTTGGTGGTGGAAATATGTTCCAAGCCAATCAAGCATTTGCTCAGTTTAGTTCCATGATTCCTGCATTAGAAGGACATGGGTTTTGGTTTGGTTTAGTTTTAGCCCTATTGGTTGGAATGGTCATTATTGGCGGTATCAAAAGTATCGCCAAGGTTACCGATAAAATTGTTCCGCTTATGGCTGTTATGTATGTGGGAATTGCATTGATTATCATCTTTATGAATATTTCTCATGTGGGGGAGGCTTTCAGACTTATTTTTGAAGGTGCTTTTGATGGTGATGCTATGAAAGGTGGAGTTATAGGAGTATTAATAGTTGGATTCCAAAGGGCGAGTTTCTCTAACGAAGCTGGTGCTGGTTCAGCAGCTATTGCGCACTCTGCAGTGAAAACTAAGGAGCCCATTACCGAAGGTTTAGTTGCTTTATTAGAACCTTTTGTTGATACTGTAGTTATTTGTACCATGACAGCTTTGGTGATTATCTTCACTGGTTTTTATACCAATCCAGATAACCTTCAAGGAACTGAATTAACCTCTCAAGCTTTTGCTAGTGTTTTTACTTGGTTTCCTTATGTTTTAGTGGTAGCGATTTTTCTTTTCGCTTTTTCAACCATGATCAGCTGGTCTTATTATGGCTTAAAAGGTTTCGATTATCTTTTTGGTGGATTAAGCGAAAGATATTTAGGAAGTAGAAAATATTCTGACACCGTTTACCGTTTAATGTTTTTATCGTTCATCGTGATAGGCGCTTCTTCTACCCTTGGGGCAGTGGTCGATTTCTCCGATATGATGATTTTAAGTATGGGCTTTCCTAATATCATAGGTTTACTAATTTTGGCGCCTGAAGTAAAGAAGGATTTAAAAGACTATTTGAGGAGAGTGAAATCTGGAGAAATAAAAGCCTATAAATAG